A stretch of Dama dama isolate Ldn47 chromosome 22, ASM3311817v1, whole genome shotgun sequence DNA encodes these proteins:
- the LOC133043933 gene encoding apolipoprotein L3-like → MSSENFGHCSDIEIFFEKVIEYLWDKLSKEELLHLLNEFLERIEAEASLSRKDAKELHKYLKELNRALVEEDQERLTKEQLDRRRFLIKFPRVKRQLEEFIGKFHELADKVDKVHKGCTISNVVAHSTGAVSSILTIVGLALAPVTAGASVVLLATGIGFGAAAAVTSVSTTIIEHVKRSSAETEASHMMSSDVKKWKVLLEVLKSNPHIVDTREKFREAVQCIETNIQDMETGNVNPDSAPSANIYMSPGRISGPAIQQMQAGFKATAVTITKGVRIAGLATAGVFLLVDVGFLVKESKHLHNGAKTVAAESLRQRALELERKLEELTQIYENLQEDLI, encoded by the exons ATGAGCTCAGAAAACTTCGGACACTGCTCAG ATATTGAGATCTTTTTTGAGAAGGTCATTGAATATCTCTGGGACAAACTGAGCAAAGAGGAACTGCTCCACCTGCTGAATGAATTCCTGGAGAGAATTGAGGCTGAGGCTAGTTTGTCCAG GAAAGACGCCAAGGAACTACACAAATATCTGAAGGAATTGAACAGAGCCTTGGTTGAGGAGGACCAGGAAAGACTCACCAAAGAGCAGCTGGACAGGAGGAGATTTCTGATTAAGTTTCCTCGGGTGAAACGGCAGCTGGAGGAGTTCATAGGCAAGTTCCACGAGCTCGCAGACAAGGTTGACAAGGTGCATAAGGGATGTACCATCTCCAACGTGGTGGCCCACAGCACCGGTGCTGTGTCTAGTATTCTGACCATTGTTGGCCTGGCTCTGGCACCCGTGACAGCGGGGGCCAGTGTGGTGCTCTTGGCCACTGGGATAGGGTTTGGAGCAGCAGCGGCTGTGACCAGTGTGTCCACCACTATCATCGAACATGTGAAGAGGTCATCAGCAGAAACCGAAGCCAGTCACATGATGTCAAGTGATGTCAAGAAATGGAAGGTTCTCCTAGAGGTACTCAAGAGCAACCCCCACATTGTTGACACAAGAGAGAAATTCAGAGAAGCTGTGCAATGCATTGAAACGAAcatccaagacatggaaacaggcAATGTCAACCCTgactctgcacccagtgcaaacATCTACATGAGCCCTGGGAGGATCTCAGGCCCGGCCATCCAGCAGATGCAGGCAGGTTTCAAAGCCACAGCTGTAACAATCACCAAAGGAGTCCGGATCGCAGGTTTGGCCACTGCAGGGGTCTTCCTTCTGGTGGATGTGGGCTTCCTGGTGAAGGAGTCAAAGCACTTGCACAATGGTGCTAAGACAGTAGCAGCTGAAAGCCTGAGGCAGCGGGCATTGGAGTTGGAGAGGAAGTTGGAGGAGCTCACCCAGATCTATGAGAATCTTCAGGAGGACCTGATTTAG